A portion of the Melanotaenia boesemani isolate fMelBoe1 chromosome 2, fMelBoe1.pri, whole genome shotgun sequence genome contains these proteins:
- the dexi gene encoding dexamethasone-induced protein homolog: protein MTYPVYAQLDSVESLLDELPYMFYLGLFFVNVLILYYAFLMEYIVLNVGIVFLPEDMDQALVDLGVLSDPASVPYDTDTELDVFEGYLE from the coding sequence ATGACATACCCAGTTTATGCCCAGCTAGATTCAGTGGAATCGCTCCTGGACGAACTCCcatatatgttttatttgggCCTGTTCTTTGTGAACGTCCTCATCCTCTACTATGCCTTTCTGATGGAGTACATCGTCCTGAATGTGGGGATAGTATTTCTGCCTGAGGATATGGACCAGGCGCTGGTGGATCTCGGGGTGCTGTCTGACCCGGCCTCTGTCCCCTACGACACAGACACGGAGTTGGATGTGTTTGAGGGTTATCTGGAATGA